One region of Aeromicrobium sp. Sec7.5 genomic DNA includes:
- a CDS encoding copper resistance CopC family protein, producing the protein MTDLLPRPSAQSTGLVVSALLATPLLVGATLLGAASPAAAHAGLLSSNPASRAELETMPPEVRLTFNEEMNRPSYVTVTSPDGTVVAEGEGAVDGADVVQQVDDPGQAGTYRVDYRVISADGHPVEGALEFDVTTGDAVESGPVEQVTSSTWWWVGLVTLPWLALAALLLQRQRTRPTRQTHD; encoded by the coding sequence ATGACCGACCTCCTCCCACGCCCGTCGGCCCAGTCCACAGGACTCGTGGTCTCGGCCCTCCTGGCGACTCCGCTCCTGGTCGGCGCGACACTCCTGGGAGCCGCGTCGCCGGCCGCCGCGCACGCCGGCCTCCTGTCGTCGAACCCTGCCTCACGGGCCGAGCTCGAGACGATGCCCCCCGAGGTCCGACTGACGTTCAACGAGGAGATGAACCGGCCCTCGTACGTCACCGTGACCTCGCCCGACGGCACGGTGGTCGCCGAAGGAGAGGGCGCCGTCGACGGAGCCGACGTCGTACAGCAGGTCGACGACCCCGGTCAGGCCGGTACCTACCGCGTCGACTACCGCGTCATCTCGGCCGACGGCCACCCCGTCGAGGGGGCGTTGGAGTTCGACGTCACCACGGGCGACGCCGTGGAGTCGGGCCCGGTCGAGCAGGTCACGTCGTCCACCTGGTGGTGGGTCGGTCTCGTGACCCTCCCGTGGCTCGCCCTCGCGGCGCTGCTGCTCCAGCGCCAACGAACCAGACCGACCAGGCAGACCCATGACTGA